Sequence from the Brevundimonas sp. SGAir0440 genome:
AAAACGCCAACCCCTCCGACGCCAGGGCCTGCGTACCCACAACGACGCGCATGGAGCCGTCCGCCAGCCCTGCCTTGACCGCCCGCGCCTCCGCGCTGTCTGCGGCGCGCGACAGGTGGCCGACCTGAATGTCCGTGTCCTTGAACCGCCTCTTAAACACCTCGAAATGCTGGCGCGCCAGAACGGTGGTCGGGGCGACGACGATGACCTGTCTGCCGGCAAGGGCCACGGCCGCCGCAGCGCGCAGGGCGACCTCAGTTTTGCCGAAACCGACATCGCCGCAGACGAGCCGGTTCATGGGCTTGCCGGACCCCAGGTCCGACAGGACCGCTTCGATGGCGCGCGCCTGATCGGCCGTTTCGGGGAAGGCGAAGCCGGCGGCGAACCGGGCCAGCGCCTGACGCGGCGCGGTGATCGGCTCGGTCCTCAGCGCTGCACGCGCTTCGGCCCGGGCGGACAGGGCCGCTGCGGCCTCGTCGATCTGCGCGCTGACCTTGGCGCGACGCTTGAGCCATCCTTGGGTGTTCAGCCGATCCAGCGACACCGCGTCCGGCTCCGAGCCGTAGCGCCAGATTTTGCCGAACTCCTCAATCGGCGCGAGAATGGTTCCTCCGCCATGATACTCGATGCGCAGAACGTCGCGCTCGACACCATCGGCTTCGACCCGCTCCAACGCCTTCAGCACGCCCAACCCGTGGTCTTCATGGATAACCACGTCGTCCAACCGCAGTTCTGTCTCTCCGAACGCATTGTTCGTGTCGCCGGATGCTCGCGCGATCCGGCCGCCGAAGATGTCCGAAGGCGTCAGGACGACAAGACCGGTCGCCGATTGCCGGAAACCTGTATCAAGATCGGCGGTTACGACCGCGATCTGCCCGGGCTCCAGTGGCGCGATCGCGCTCCAGCTCTCGAGCGTCACGGGCGTATCGATATCGTGGCGACGCAGCAGGCGTAGAATGATCCTGTGCTCATGAGGCAATCCGGTAAGCACAATGCGATCGCCCGCCTCGCGCCGCTCCGAAATGAATTGTTTCAGGGCCCGCCCCGGCGACTTCTCCAATGCGAAGGCCGGCGTCGACGCCCAACCCTCGACGCTCAGGGGTTTGGTGCCTTTCAACGCCAGCCGAACGTCCTTTTCCGTCAAATAGAGGCTGTCGGGTTTCGCAGGACGCGCGCCCTCGCTGAACCGCAGGCGCGTGTCATAGGCTTCGGCCACATGGGCGCGAATGCGTTCGAACCGATCCTGAACGTCCACGTCGGTCAGGATCATCGGCTTGTCGAGGAAATCAAACAGGGTCGTGGAGGTCTCAGGATCGATCGACGGCCCCGTGTCCTGATGGTCGGCCTCGTCATCCTCGGGCGACCGGTCGCTCCACTCAGCCGCCGGGGTCAGACAGATCGTCTCGATCTCGGCGCCCCGGCGCTGCGACACGGGATCGAAGGCGTGGATCTCGATGATCCGATCCGCCTCGTCCAGGGCGATGCGATAAGGCGTGGCGGACGCGGGCGGAAAGACGTCGACCACCGCGCCAAGCAGAGCGTACTCGCCGGGTTCATCGACCCGCTCATCCGCCGCATAGCCCGTATCGGTCAGAAACGATTCCAGGGCTTCGCGATCCAGCGCCTCGCCCGCCGAGAGCAACAAGCGGGCCTTGATCCGTTCGCGCGACGGCGTCCGCTGCACGATCGCATCGGGCGAGGCGACCAGGAACACAGGCCTTGTGCCGGCTTCGTTCAGGGCGGCCAGGACCGCCATCCGCCGCCCCATGCTCTCGCGAGACGGCTCGGCGCGGTCGTAGGGTAGGCAGTCCCAGGGCGGCAGGACCAGCACCTCGGCGTCCTTCACCATCGGTGAGAGGGCCGCCGCAATCTCATCGGCGCGACGTTCGCTGGTCGCGATGAACACCACCGTCTGCGATCGTTTTGCCTTCATCTCGGCAAGTCCAGCCGCCACGGCCGCCGCCGGCATTTTCCAACGCTTGCCGTCGTCCTGCTCGGGCGCTGGCCCTCCAACGAGGACCTGCTGGCCCGTGGCGGAAAGATCGGTTTCGGCAGGCGACGATTTCATCCTCGCTCAACCCCGTGGTCAGCCAGTAGTTGCGCCCGCTTCCGTACCCTCAGTCGTTTCGGCCGCCAGAGCGCCGGAACCGTCCTAGAAGGAAGTTGCAGGATCTTTTCGTGCGGCGGCTATTTCGGCCGTGGCCGTATCGACCGCATGGCCTCAGCCACAACAAAACGATGGAACGCTGTCATCATTCGCGCGTCTCGGACAAACCGGCGAACCAGTCCGCATATGGAGTGTTGCGCACATGCGCCGATTGAGATCCGGTGAGCCTTCGTTCCACCACACGGGCCCCCGCTCGCCCAGTCCCACCTTGGCCTTGTCTACGCTCCGCCGCGATGCGGCCAGAGCATCTGAATCCTCAGCCGCCAGGGCCGTCCGCACCGCCCGGCGCGCCGACATCAGATCATGCACCAGTTCGTCCCTCGCCGCAGCCGACAAGGCAGGATTGGCGCATCGCCAAAGCCGGCCTCGCACCACGAAGTAACGGCCGTCTGGAGTCGTAGGGTATCGGAAAGGCTTCTTCATCGTCGGGACACCGCGCAGCGCGCCCGATGGGCGCCGCCCAGAGGGTTCAAGCTCCTAAGTGATTGAGCTAGCGCGATCTGCAGGCTTGACAGAACCTCCTCGAACTAAGGCGCCTCATCTCCAACAAACCGTCGGGGATTCGTCATCGTTA
This genomic interval carries:
- a CDS encoding helicase-related protein, with translation MKSSPAETDLSATGQQVLVGGPAPEQDDGKRWKMPAAAVAAGLAEMKAKRSQTVVFIATSERRADEIAAALSPMVKDAEVLVLPPWDCLPYDRAEPSRESMGRRMAVLAALNEAGTRPVFLVASPDAIVQRTPSRERIKARLLLSAGEALDREALESFLTDTGYAADERVDEPGEYALLGAVVDVFPPASATPYRIALDEADRIIEIHAFDPVSQRRGAEIETICLTPAAEWSDRSPEDDEADHQDTGPSIDPETSTTLFDFLDKPMILTDVDVQDRFERIRAHVAEAYDTRLRFSEGARPAKPDSLYLTEKDVRLALKGTKPLSVEGWASTPAFALEKSPGRALKQFISERREAGDRIVLTGLPHEHRIILRLLRRHDIDTPVTLESWSAIAPLEPGQIAVVTADLDTGFRQSATGLVVLTPSDIFGGRIARASGDTNNAFGETELRLDDVVIHEDHGLGVLKALERVEADGVERDVLRIEYHGGGTILAPIEEFGKIWRYGSEPDAVSLDRLNTQGWLKRRAKVSAQIDEAAAALSARAEARAALRTEPITAPRQALARFAAGFAFPETADQARAIEAVLSDLGSGKPMNRLVCGDVGFGKTEVALRAAAAVALAGRQVIVVAPTTVLARQHFEVFKRRFKDTDIQVGHLSRAADSAEARAVKAGLADGSMRVVVGTQALASEGLAFSDLGLVIIDEEHRFGAQMKSALAEKAPHLLSMSATPIPRTLQSAMVGIQDVSLIASPPARRRPIRTFMTPFDAGAVRLSLMREKARGGQSFVVVPRIEDMEPLAERLETLTPELSVVSAHGDMSPSAIDEVMSRFSDGEGDVLLATNIIETGLDVPRANTMLIWRPDRFGLAQLHQLRGRVGRGRRQGFTYLLSNPETPMAAATEARLQTLEALDRLGAGFAISGRDLDLRGGGDLVGEEQAGHVRLIGSALYQAVLARALAAAKGDPDPDQASPSLNVGATGHLPADYIPDETVRINLYARLARAATAEDVDALRDEAEDRFGPLPDSAEDLFTGRRLAALARDAGVTEIVSGPKATALRIAAARRPGMEASLPLRDDRRWSEDRMIIDAANDQPHDAVFIEKLLTELAAA